A genomic region of Dickeya solani IPO 2222 contains the following coding sequences:
- a CDS encoding NAD(P)/FAD-dependent oxidoreductase gives MNINALPLDANINGWSAMLPPRVAKPALRQSISADWLVIGAGYAGLAFARRIAENRPHEQVVVLDAVDIDDSASARNSGFAIDLPHNIGSSTAELEKAANYRRLLHAGLAQLETLIAGNRIECDWNRHGKYHCIVRPELHGLLEQYTHELQALSEPYQLLQGDALARKLGTAYYHAAIHTPNCVLLNPAALVRGLADSLPDNVTLYERSPALEIQPGKTVRVRTPYGKVRARHLMVATNGCARQLPMFSRQVVGLSTFATLTGPLTAEQQQRIGQIDAWGMTPANAIAGATLRYTRDHRFLIRQHVTYVPSYTVTARYTVEMTRRHQAIFLSRFPQLAEVPVAHTWSGMISVTRNGAPGWGKYADNLYAAVGCNGAGISKQTVAGSTLADLATGIDNPLIADMQALGQPSYIPPRPLLDIGVRGSILKERWLGRKE, from the coding sequence TTGAATATCAATGCATTACCACTGGATGCCAATATCAATGGCTGGTCGGCGATGTTGCCGCCGCGAGTAGCGAAACCGGCGTTGCGCCAGTCAATTAGCGCTGATTGGCTGGTGATTGGCGCGGGTTACGCCGGGCTGGCGTTCGCCCGCCGGATAGCGGAGAACCGCCCGCATGAGCAGGTGGTGGTGTTGGATGCGGTTGACATTGATGACAGCGCGTCCGCGCGCAATTCCGGGTTCGCCATCGACCTGCCGCACAATATCGGCAGTTCCACCGCGGAACTGGAAAAAGCCGCCAACTATCGCCGCCTGCTGCACGCCGGGCTGGCGCAACTGGAAACGCTGATCGCCGGCAATCGCATTGAGTGCGACTGGAACCGCCACGGTAAGTATCATTGCATTGTTCGCCCTGAACTGCATGGATTGCTGGAACAGTACACCCACGAATTGCAGGCGCTGTCAGAACCCTACCAGCTATTGCAGGGCGATGCGCTGGCCCGCAAGCTGGGCACGGCCTATTACCATGCGGCGATCCATACACCGAATTGCGTGTTGCTCAACCCGGCGGCGCTGGTCCGGGGGCTGGCGGATAGCCTGCCCGACAACGTGACGCTGTATGAGCGCTCGCCAGCGCTGGAGATTCAACCCGGCAAAACGGTGCGGGTGCGCACGCCTTACGGCAAGGTGCGGGCCCGGCATCTGATGGTGGCGACCAACGGCTGCGCCCGGCAACTGCCGATGTTCTCCCGTCAGGTAGTGGGGTTGTCGACGTTTGCCACCCTCACCGGACCGCTGACGGCGGAGCAGCAACAGCGTATCGGCCAGATTGACGCGTGGGGGATGACGCCGGCTAATGCCATAGCGGGCGCCACGCTGCGCTATACCCGCGATCATCGCTTCCTGATTCGCCAGCATGTGACCTATGTGCCGAGTTACACTGTCACGGCACGCTACACCGTGGAGATGACGCGACGGCATCAGGCGATCTTCCTGTCCCGCTTTCCGCAACTGGCCGAGGTGCCGGTCGCTCATACCTGGTCCGGCATGATCAGCGTCACCCGTAACGGGGCGCCGGGCTGGGGAAAATATGCTGATAATCTGTATGCGGCCGTGGGGTGCAACGGCGCCGGTATCTCCAAACAGACCGTTGCCGGCAGCACGCTGGCGGACCTGGCGACCGGCATCGATAATCCGCTGATTGCCGATATGCAGGCGTTAGGTCAACCCAGCTATATTCCGCCGCGCCCGTTGCTGGATATTGGCGTGCGCGGCAGTATTTTGAAAGAACGTTGGTTGGGACGAAAGGAATAA
- the cueO gene encoding multicopper oxidase CueO encodes MRRREFIKLSAMLGAASALPWWSRSVWAAERPALPVPPLLAPDAGGNIALKLQTGSMRWLTGLETATWGVNGGFLGPALQLEHGQVVTLNVTNTLPETTTLHWHGLEIPGNADGGPQAEIAPGKTWSAAFRVEQPATTAWFHPHTHGVTGRQVAMGLGGLILIQDAASRALSLPSQWGVNDIPVILQDKRLDAKGQIDYQLDVMSAAVGWFGDVMLTNGARYPQHVAPRGWLRLRILNGCNARSLTLAASDGRALYVIGSDGGLLAEPVQVSALSVLMGERFEVLVDARDGKAFDMVTQPVTQMGMSVPPFDQPVPVLRIQPTLQPGAGALPETLATLPALPSTAGLKTRQLQLTMDPQLDMLGMQALMQRYGMQAMAGMDMAGHGAMQGMAHGGGMNMNHGSMAQGGMNHGGMNHQTGQAQLDILSGNRINGAAFQMGQPMFDVRRGDVEVWRISGQGDMMLHPFHIHGTRFRILSENGKPPAAHRRGWKDIVHMEGSHSEVLVQFNHPAPKERAFMAHCHLLEHEDTGMMMSFTVS; translated from the coding sequence ATGCGTCGCCGCGAGTTTATCAAATTGAGCGCCATGTTGGGGGCGGCTAGCGCTTTACCCTGGTGGAGCCGTTCCGTATGGGCCGCCGAACGTCCGGCTTTGCCAGTGCCGCCATTGCTGGCGCCGGATGCGGGCGGCAATATCGCCCTGAAATTGCAGACCGGCAGCATGCGCTGGCTGACGGGACTGGAAACCGCCACCTGGGGCGTCAACGGTGGATTTCTGGGGCCGGCATTGCAGCTGGAGCACGGGCAGGTGGTGACCCTCAACGTCACCAATACTCTGCCTGAAACCACCACGTTGCACTGGCATGGGCTGGAAATTCCGGGGAACGCGGATGGCGGCCCGCAGGCGGAGATCGCACCGGGCAAAACCTGGAGCGCTGCGTTCCGGGTAGAGCAGCCGGCGACGACGGCGTGGTTTCATCCGCATACCCACGGGGTGACCGGCCGTCAGGTGGCGATGGGATTGGGTGGACTGATTCTGATTCAGGATGCCGCCAGCCGGGCGTTGTCGCTGCCGTCGCAGTGGGGCGTGAACGATATTCCGGTGATCCTGCAGGACAAACGTCTGGATGCGAAAGGGCAGATTGATTACCAGTTGGATGTGATGTCGGCAGCGGTCGGCTGGTTTGGCGATGTGATGCTGACCAACGGCGCGCGCTATCCGCAGCATGTTGCGCCGCGCGGGTGGCTGCGCCTGCGGATCCTGAACGGTTGTAACGCGCGATCGCTGACGCTGGCGGCCAGCGACGGCCGAGCGCTGTATGTGATTGGCAGCGATGGTGGTCTGCTGGCGGAGCCGGTGCAAGTGAGCGCACTGAGCGTGCTGATGGGCGAGCGTTTTGAAGTATTGGTGGATGCGCGTGACGGTAAGGCGTTCGATATGGTGACGCAGCCGGTTACGCAGATGGGGATGAGCGTGCCGCCGTTTGATCAGCCCGTGCCGGTATTGCGTATTCAGCCAACGCTGCAACCCGGCGCCGGCGCGCTGCCGGAAACGCTGGCGACACTGCCGGCGCTGCCGTCAACCGCAGGGCTGAAAACGCGCCAGCTACAGCTGACGATGGACCCGCAGCTGGACATGCTAGGCATGCAGGCGTTAATGCAGCGCTATGGCATGCAGGCGATGGCCGGTATGGATATGGCGGGGCACGGCGCGATGCAGGGGATGGCGCACGGCGGCGGTATGAACATGAATCATGGCAGCATGGCGCAGGGAGGAATGAACCACGGCGGCATGAACCACCAGACGGGGCAAGCGCAGTTGGATATCCTGTCCGGCAACCGCATCAATGGCGCGGCGTTCCAGATGGGGCAGCCCATGTTTGACGTCCGGCGCGGCGACGTTGAGGTGTGGCGGATTTCCGGGCAAGGCGACATGATGCTGCACCCTTTCCATATTCACGGCACCCGTTTTCGCATCCTGTCGGAAAATGGCAAACCGCCCGCGGCACACCGGCGTGGCTGGAAAGACATTGTGCATATGGAAGGGTCGCACAGCGAGGTGCTGGTGCAGTTCAATCATCCGGCGCCGAAAGAGCGGGCATTTATGGCGCACTGCCATTTGCTGGAACATGAAGACACCGGCATGATGATGTCGTTTACCGTATCCTGA
- a CDS encoding winged helix-turn-helix transcriptional regulator, translating to MLKPCISPFSHANCPSRFLLEQIADKWSVLVLGALCEKPLRFNEIKRSLEGITQKALTQCLRKLERNGIVERRVLAFSPIAVEYHITPLGHTLKEPFQALYRWTVEYLPQVAQAREAFDQRLEEQTRTMSDANA from the coding sequence ATGCTGAAGCCCTGCATATCCCCGTTCTCCCATGCCAACTGCCCCAGCCGTTTTCTGCTGGAGCAGATCGCCGATAAATGGTCGGTACTGGTGCTGGGCGCGCTGTGTGAGAAACCGCTGCGCTTTAACGAAATCAAACGCAGCCTGGAAGGCATCACACAAAAGGCGCTGACGCAGTGTCTGCGCAAACTGGAACGCAACGGCATTGTGGAACGCCGGGTACTGGCCTTCTCGCCGATTGCGGTGGAGTACCACATCACGCCGCTCGGGCACACGCTGAAAGAGCCGTTTCAGGCGCTTTACCGCTGGACGGTGGAATACCTGCCGCAGGTAGCGCAGGCGCGGGAAGCCTTTGATCAACGTCTGGAAGAACAGACCAGAACGATGTCCGACGCCAACGCGTAA
- a CDS encoding NADH:flavin oxidoreductase: MANTDVLFRPFTLKTLELKNRIVMAPMTRSFAPEGIPGDDIAAYYRRRAEGEVGLILSEGTVVDRPGSRNDPGIPFFHGERALNGWQKVINEVHAAGGKMGPQIWHVGSAPYPGVEWEPDYIESPSGLFSPEVERGHAMTDEDIADTISAFGRAAADAKRLGFDTLELHGAHGYLIDQFFWEGTNQRTDAFGGATVKQRARFAAEVVKSVRDAVGPDFPLILRVSQWKQQDYSARLAPTPLALEDWLAPLVSAGVDILHCSQRRFWEPEFPDVDGENGLNFAGWAKKVTGAATISVGSVGLSDEFFSAFAGKGSSPAGLDKLLDRMARDEFDLIAVGRALLTDPNWAAKVRQQELEALKGFEPASLGQLV, translated from the coding sequence ATGGCCAATACTGATGTTCTGTTCCGTCCTTTTACGCTGAAAACACTGGAATTAAAAAACCGTATTGTGATGGCGCCGATGACCCGCAGCTTCGCACCTGAGGGCATTCCGGGCGATGATATTGCCGCCTATTACCGTCGTCGGGCGGAGGGTGAAGTGGGGTTGATTCTGTCGGAAGGCACCGTGGTGGATCGTCCCGGTTCGCGCAACGACCCCGGCATTCCGTTCTTCCACGGCGAACGCGCGCTGAATGGCTGGCAGAAGGTGATTAACGAGGTTCACGCCGCGGGCGGCAAAATGGGGCCGCAGATATGGCACGTCGGTTCGGCACCGTATCCCGGTGTGGAGTGGGAACCGGATTACATCGAAAGCCCGTCCGGTTTGTTCTCGCCGGAAGTCGAACGCGGTCATGCCATGACCGATGAAGACATTGCCGATACTATTTCCGCGTTTGGCCGCGCCGCCGCCGATGCGAAACGTTTGGGCTTTGATACGCTGGAGCTGCACGGTGCGCACGGCTACCTGATCGACCAGTTCTTCTGGGAGGGAACCAACCAGCGTACCGATGCGTTCGGTGGCGCCACCGTCAAACAACGCGCGCGGTTTGCCGCCGAGGTGGTGAAGAGCGTCCGCGACGCGGTGGGGCCGGACTTCCCGCTGATTCTGCGCGTTAGCCAGTGGAAACAGCAGGATTACAGCGCTCGTCTGGCGCCGACCCCGCTGGCGCTGGAAGACTGGCTGGCGCCGCTGGTGTCCGCCGGTGTGGATATTCTGCACTGCTCCCAGCGTCGTTTCTGGGAACCGGAATTCCCGGATGTGGATGGCGAGAACGGCCTGAACTTCGCCGGCTGGGCGAAGAAAGTGACCGGTGCGGCCACGATCAGCGTGGGTTCCGTCGGGCTGTCGGATGAATTCTTCAGCGCCTTTGCCGGCAAAGGCTCCAGCCCGGCTGGTCTCGATAAGCTGCTGGATCGCATGGCGCGTGATGAGTTTGATTTGATCGCGGTGGGGCGTGCGCTGCTGACCGATCCAAACTGGGCAGCGAAAGTCCGTCAGCAGGAACTGGAAGCCCTTAAAGGGTTCGAGCCGGCTTCTCTCGGCCAATTGGTGTAA
- a CDS encoding NUDIX hydrolase — protein sequence MFLFSPQDSTYTRMLCQFEFQAQQEGIIRQTMAAAVVFRGGILLVRRSANDPVLPGHWEIPGGSRAPGDHNLLATLMRELQQETGLRLRYIRHYLGFFDYLTPVNEKVRQWNFLVDVMQEEVCLNGQDHDAWQIVRQPTDIPEDCPISEESRFVVNAAIRML from the coding sequence ATGTTTTTGTTTTCACCCCAGGACAGCACCTACACCAGGATGTTGTGCCAGTTTGAATTTCAGGCGCAGCAGGAAGGGATTATCCGTCAGACAATGGCTGCCGCGGTGGTATTCCGGGGCGGGATTCTACTGGTGCGTCGCAGCGCCAACGATCCGGTGCTGCCCGGCCACTGGGAGATCCCGGGCGGCAGCCGTGCGCCCGGCGATCACAACCTGCTTGCCACGCTGATGCGGGAATTACAGCAAGAAACCGGCCTGCGGTTACGTTATATCCGTCATTATCTGGGCTTTTTCGATTATCTGACGCCGGTTAACGAGAAGGTTCGGCAGTGGAATTTTCTGGTCGACGTGATGCAGGAAGAGGTGTGTTTGAACGGACAAGATCACGATGCCTGGCAGATCGTGCGTCAGCCTACGGATATCCCGGAAGACTGCCCTATCAGCGAAGAGAGCCGCTTTGTCGTCAACGCCGCGATTCGGATGCTATAG
- a CDS encoding ribonuclease T2 family protein, whose amino-acid sequence MKKMYSLLVGLMLAAGIMSSPAVQAKGQAGVFDYYLLTLSWSPTFCLTHASNEQCTKGYGFVLHGLWPQYANGGWPEDCPPITALTAQERKYGNTLFPTDTLLTHEWSKHGTCSGLGANGYLQAADNALTKVKIPASFQAPAKPLQLTAQQILTAFHQSNPALPQESIVAICSGPELSEIRVCMDKNLNAQSCGKAVKTQCRDGNIRVPNVR is encoded by the coding sequence ATGAAGAAAATGTATTCGTTACTGGTCGGATTGATGCTGGCTGCCGGCATCATGTCTAGCCCTGCCGTTCAGGCCAAAGGTCAGGCGGGAGTATTTGATTACTACCTGCTGACCTTATCCTGGTCGCCCACCTTTTGCCTGACCCACGCCAGCAACGAGCAATGCACTAAAGGGTATGGCTTTGTGTTACACGGGTTATGGCCGCAATATGCCAACGGCGGCTGGCCGGAGGACTGCCCGCCGATTACCGCGCTCACCGCGCAGGAGCGCAAATACGGCAATACCCTGTTCCCTACCGATACCCTGCTCACCCATGAATGGAGCAAGCACGGCACCTGTAGCGGACTGGGGGCGAACGGTTATCTGCAAGCGGCAGACAACGCGCTAACCAAGGTGAAGATTCCGGCCAGTTTCCAGGCGCCGGCCAAGCCGTTACAACTGACGGCGCAGCAGATTCTGACCGCATTTCACCAGAGCAATCCCGCGCTTCCACAAGAGAGTATCGTCGCGATTTGCAGCGGCCCGGAACTGTCTGAAATCCGCGTCTGTATGGACAAAAACCTGAATGCCCAGTCCTGCGGTAAAGCGGTAAAAACCCAGTGTCGTGACGGCAATATTCGCGTCCCTAACGTACGTTGA
- a CDS encoding NUDIX domain-containing protein — MLTTRDRVRIVDSVVLANDWYLLKKTTFDFLRRDGTWQRQSRETYDRGNGAVILLYHRQKQTLLLTRQFRFPVFVNGHDGMLIEAAAGLLDHAEPEVRIRAEAEEETGYRVFNVRKVMESYMSPGSVTEKLYFFLGEYDDHSRIGAGGGVEDEGEDVETLEMTLPQALAAIDDGTIMDAKTIMLVQYVALHRCLPFDGTKR, encoded by the coding sequence ATGCTCACCACTCGAGACCGGGTACGTATTGTCGACAGCGTTGTACTGGCTAACGACTGGTACCTGCTGAAAAAAACCACGTTTGACTTTCTGCGCCGGGACGGCACCTGGCAGCGGCAGAGCCGGGAAACCTATGATCGCGGCAACGGCGCCGTCATCCTGCTGTATCATCGCCAGAAACAAACGCTGCTGCTGACCCGTCAGTTTCGCTTTCCGGTGTTTGTCAACGGGCACGACGGGATGCTGATTGAAGCCGCCGCCGGGCTGCTCGACCACGCGGAACCCGAGGTGCGCATTCGCGCCGAAGCGGAGGAAGAAACCGGCTACCGGGTATTCAATGTCCGCAAGGTGATGGAGTCGTACATGAGCCCCGGTTCGGTCACGGAAAAACTGTACTTCTTTCTGGGCGAGTACGACGATCATTCCCGTATCGGCGCGGGCGGCGGCGTGGAAGACGAAGGCGAAGACGTGGAAACGCTGGAAATGACCCTGCCGCAGGCACTGGCGGCGATTGACGATGGCACCATTATGGACGCCAAAACCATCATGCTGGTGCAATACGTCGCGTTGCATCGCTGTCTGCCGTTCGACGGCACGAAGCGTTAA
- a CDS encoding DeoR/GlpR family DNA-binding transcription regulator has product MLTTQRKQRILEQLAAEGQVLAKQLSEAFGVSEDTIRRDLRELASEGRLQRVHGGALPASGTVVSVDARSRMAIGAKHQLARAAASLILPGQVVMIDGGTTSGELVKCLPLTLTATVVTHSPSVAVALVNHPGIEVVLIGGRLYKHSLVAVGAAAVEALATIRADVFFMGVTGVHPQAGFSTGDLEEAYIKRALAARAAETVVMATQDKLNVASRYAIGELAMASTLIVESTVPDEITAPFTQAGLSLIRA; this is encoded by the coding sequence ATGCTGACCACGCAGCGTAAACAGCGGATTCTGGAACAACTGGCGGCCGAAGGGCAGGTGCTGGCGAAACAATTGAGCGAGGCGTTTGGCGTATCGGAAGATACCATCCGGCGTGATTTGCGGGAGCTGGCCAGCGAGGGCCGATTGCAGCGGGTACATGGCGGTGCGCTGCCCGCGTCCGGCACGGTGGTCAGCGTTGACGCGCGCAGCCGGATGGCGATAGGCGCCAAGCATCAACTGGCGCGGGCCGCGGCCTCCCTGATCCTGCCGGGGCAGGTGGTGATGATTGATGGCGGCACTACCAGCGGCGAGCTGGTGAAATGCCTGCCGCTTACGCTGACCGCCACGGTGGTGACCCACAGCCCCAGTGTGGCGGTGGCGTTGGTAAACCATCCCGGTATTGAGGTGGTGTTGATTGGCGGGCGCCTCTACAAGCACTCCCTGGTGGCGGTAGGTGCCGCCGCGGTGGAAGCGTTGGCGACGATTCGGGCCGACGTATTTTTCATGGGGGTGACCGGGGTGCATCCGCAGGCGGGGTTCAGTACCGGCGATCTGGAAGAGGCGTACATCAAGCGGGCGCTGGCGGCGCGCGCGGCGGAAACCGTTGTCATGGCGACGCAGGATAAGCTGAATGTAGCCTCCCGCTATGCGATTGGCGAATTAGCTATGGCCAGCACGCTGATTGTGGAATCCACCGTTCCTGATGAGATTACCGCGCCTTTTACACAGGCCGGATTAAGTCTTATTCGGGCTTAG
- a CDS encoding LysR family transcriptional regulator, producing the protein MNEINISSLDLNLLKTFEALYEEGSASRAGLRLGITQSAVSAALKRLKQWYGDPLFVRTGRGLMPTPRAHELQPLVSDALNKCRETLTLLQPNPQAYAGRTVTLGLSDDFELALGQTLIARLQQRAPGLRLVFRQAHSQIAADLLLRHELDLALTAGGFSYRSLSKVQVASGGYACLVARDVTALSLERFIQTPHLLISHGGHIGLVDEQLAEQGLSRRIAVSTTHFAAIPWLLQDDTLLATLPTHAAQAIAARAPHLRCLPCPLSMPDYAIELGFRPTVIRDSAIRLVRETLSQLAGEFQWFTPARPLPERR; encoded by the coding sequence ATGAATGAAATAAATATCAGCAGTCTGGATTTAAACCTGCTCAAGACCTTTGAAGCGTTATACGAGGAAGGCAGCGCCAGCCGCGCCGGGTTACGCCTCGGCATCACCCAGTCCGCCGTCAGCGCGGCGTTGAAACGGCTGAAGCAGTGGTACGGCGACCCGCTGTTCGTGCGCACCGGCCGGGGACTGATGCCGACGCCGCGGGCGCACGAGCTGCAACCGCTGGTCAGCGATGCGCTCAACAAATGCCGTGAAACGCTGACGCTACTGCAACCCAACCCGCAGGCGTATGCCGGCCGTACCGTAACCCTGGGGCTGTCGGATGATTTTGAACTGGCGCTGGGGCAAACGCTGATTGCCCGCCTGCAACAGCGAGCGCCGGGATTGCGGCTGGTGTTTCGGCAGGCCCACAGCCAGATCGCGGCGGACCTGCTGCTGCGGCACGAACTGGATCTGGCGCTGACGGCAGGCGGCTTCAGCTACCGTTCGCTCTCGAAGGTACAGGTCGCCAGCGGTGGTTATGCCTGCCTGGTGGCTCGTGACGTGACCGCGCTGTCGCTGGAGCGATTTATTCAAACGCCGCACCTGTTGATCTCGCACGGCGGGCATATCGGGCTGGTGGATGAACAGCTGGCGGAACAGGGGCTCAGCCGGCGTATTGCCGTTTCCACCACCCATTTCGCCGCGATTCCCTGGCTGTTGCAGGATGACACCCTGCTGGCTACGCTGCCCACCCACGCCGCTCAGGCCATCGCGGCCCGCGCGCCGCATCTGCGGTGCTTACCGTGCCCATTGTCCATGCCGGATTACGCCATCGAACTGGGATTCCGGCCGACCGTCATCCGTGACAGCGCGATTCGTCTGGTGCGTGAAACGCTCAGCCAACTGGCGGGCGAGTTTCAATGGTTCACGCCTGCACGCCCTTTACCTGAACGGCGATAG
- a CDS encoding carbon-nitrogen hydrolase family protein, with product MATSVVAALQIGSSPAGKVATLEAILAWEEDIARSGAKLVVMPEALLGGYPKGEMFGTYLGYRLPQGREAFAQYYHNAVDLDGEECAALAALSARTGATLVVGAIERDGNTLYCTALFFTPEAGLAGKHRKLMPTGTERLIWGQGDGSTLTVLDSPVGKIGAAICWENHMPLLRMAMYGKGVQVWCAPTVDERDIWHASMRHIAHEGRCFVITACQVQPSPAALGIEVPGWDPQRPLINGGSLIVDPLGNVLAGPLTGQAGLLTAEIDADLLVGARYDLDVVGHYARPDVFSLTVDERERRTVRYRGD from the coding sequence ATGGCGACATCGGTGGTGGCGGCATTGCAAATCGGGAGTTCACCTGCCGGCAAGGTGGCGACGCTGGAAGCGATTCTGGCATGGGAAGAAGACATTGCGCGTAGCGGCGCGAAGTTGGTGGTGATGCCGGAGGCGCTATTAGGTGGATACCCGAAGGGCGAGATGTTCGGCACCTATCTGGGCTATCGCCTGCCGCAAGGGCGCGAGGCGTTTGCACAGTATTACCACAATGCCGTCGATCTGGATGGCGAAGAGTGCGCGGCGCTGGCAGCGTTGTCGGCCCGCACCGGCGCCACGCTAGTGGTGGGCGCCATTGAACGCGACGGCAACACCTTATACTGCACGGCGTTGTTTTTCACGCCGGAAGCCGGGCTGGCGGGCAAGCACCGCAAGCTGATGCCCACCGGCACCGAGCGGCTGATCTGGGGACAGGGCGATGGTTCCACGCTGACGGTGCTGGATTCGCCGGTGGGTAAAATCGGCGCGGCGATCTGTTGGGAAAACCACATGCCGCTGCTGCGTATGGCGATGTACGGCAAAGGGGTACAGGTGTGGTGCGCACCGACGGTGGACGAGCGCGACATCTGGCACGCCTCGATGCGGCATATCGCCCACGAAGGGCGCTGCTTCGTGATTACCGCCTGCCAGGTGCAACCGTCGCCGGCCGCGTTGGGCATTGAGGTGCCCGGCTGGGATCCGCAACGGCCGCTGATCAACGGCGGCAGCCTGATCGTCGATCCGCTGGGCAACGTACTGGCCGGGCCGCTGACCGGTCAGGCTGGTTTACTGACGGCGGAAATCGACGCCGACCTGCTGGTCGGCGCCCGTTACGATCTGGATGTGGTCGGCCACTACGCCCGGCCGGATGTGTTCTCGCTGACGGTGGATGAGCGTGAGCGGAGAACGGTGAGGTATAGGGGGGATTAG
- a CDS encoding DUF6966 domain-containing protein: protein MLSSPSEVYYLIELVRCYTHPDVEALSQDLPVLIDFLLSVGEKHWAHWFKKNAELIRGSDFRGIEGILSSFGGMGSINDLVIHPMNGHTITEEQIQTANVTLESLLNSVAEKAQKLYAEEIDDRRRT, encoded by the coding sequence GTGCTGAGTTCCCCTAGCGAGGTTTACTATTTAATAGAGCTAGTTAGGTGTTATACGCATCCAGATGTCGAGGCATTATCCCAAGACCTTCCGGTACTTATAGATTTTCTACTATCAGTAGGTGAGAAACATTGGGCTCATTGGTTTAAAAAAAATGCTGAATTAATCCGCGGGTCCGACTTCAGAGGTATTGAAGGTATTTTGTCGTCATTTGGTGGAATGGGTAGCATCAATGATCTGGTTATTCATCCAATGAATGGTCACACAATAACCGAAGAGCAGATTCAAACAGCTAACGTTACGCTCGAATCACTACTGAACTCAGTAGCAGAAAAAGCTCAAAAGTTATATGCCGAAGAAATCGATGACCGTCGTCGCACATAA